From the Leptotrichia sp. oral taxon 221 genome, one window contains:
- a CDS encoding FeoA family protein has product MKKKKVEFMRLTEGRKGRRFLLKSIDGKTLAIRLLSLGLCNGDEFILENVANGNFLLKTLETKIVLSHNLAQKLNIEVIG; this is encoded by the coding sequence ATGAAAAAAAAGAAGGTGGAATTTATGAGATTGACAGAAGGAAGAAAAGGAAGAAGATTTTTGTTAAAGAGTATAGATGGAAAAACTTTAGCGATTAGATTGTTGAGTTTGGGATTATGTAACGGTGATGAATTTATACTTGAAAATGTTGCAAATGGAAATTTTTTGTTGAAAACATTGGAAACTAAAATTGTTCTTAGTCATAATTTAGCACAAAAACTTAATATTGAGGTGATTGGATAA
- the gltB gene encoding glutamate synthase large subunit, translating to MEKLHNVKDAKRELNQNSLYEPYFEKDNCGMGFIANIENKKSNKIIKDGIKILAGLEHRGAEGYDSETGDGAGLLFEIPHAFFKDIISDLPEAGDYGVANVFLPTIESELNEIKSIVENTVKNSKDEFLTWREVPIKADAVGVQAQSTLPNIFQFFVKRVNSSKEDFEKNLYILRRKIEKAVAAANTDSQDKFYITKLSSKSIVYKGLVKPDQIEKFYIDLQSDKLVSSYCLVHQRFSTNTFPAWKLAHPFRFLAHNGEINTVKGNVNWMKAREIALASPNYEDIKELFPINDEDWSDSANLDAVIELLVFSGKTLMEAISILVPAAWEKDHTKSEDLKAFYDYYSGLMEAWDGPAAMIMTDSRYLVAKLDRNGLRPLRYILTDDNQMLVGSEVGTLPIKPENIVQSGRVKPGKVFVIDLEKKKLYSDDEVTEKVLNGTDFKKLIKDKKNVNDLMKEANFDYNRTSDLDDIYNKLKLFSYSREDLHILISRMAITGQEPLGSMGNDAALAIFAEKPKLLYSYFKQLFAQVTNPPIDPIRENFVMSLRTQLYRKANILEEIPEAGETVVLDSPIMDNKTMEFLKNYERNGKKPAILDITFKPTENLEERLDKIFKLAEDAIDNGVKSIILSDRNADTENVAIPALLAVAGLHHYLIRNKKRNEIDILVETGEAREIMHFALLIGYGATAINPYLALDSIEYMVKNKLYLNADESEIKDLQYNYLKAQKKSILKTMSKMGISTVDSYRGAQIFEAVGLSTELVKKYFTGTVSRIEGLTIKTLEDEVLNNFDDAIDSINLGAETLYVDGEYSWMKEGTNRILTPDAIAKIQDAANRDDYNTYKEFAKIVNDQSQHLLTIRGMLKFHSDRKPISIDEVEPVEAIMKRFVTGAMSFGSISKEAHEAIARALNTIGGRSNSGEGGENPERFLDNRRSATKQIASGRFGVTTDYLVNADELQIKMAQGAKPGEGGQLPGFKVNKEIGATRHTTPGISLISPPPHHDIYSIEDLAQLIFDLKNVNEKARISVKLVSEAGVGVVASGVAKAKSEMILISGHDGGTGASPLSSIKHAGLPWELGLSEAHQILKEHKLRSRVTLQVDGKLKTGRDLVIGAILGAEEFGFATMPLVILGCIMMRKCHTNMCPVGVATQSEELRKKFTGQYENIIRYFRFISQEAREIMAELGVTKLDELIGKADEFLEVSKTSKLEKVKNVDLGKILYTNKNIDSPNVKTQNQDFKMENIIDRKLIKLAKATFESDKNNVQKTVINEKIENFDRSFGAMLSGEVARTFGGYKLEDDTITLNLEGIGGQSFGVFGAKGITYNLTGQSNDYIGKGLFGAKIIIKKPEVSKYEADENIIGGNAILYGAIRGEAYLNGVVGERFCVRNSGAVAVVEGVGDHGCEYMTGGRAVILGETGKNFAAGMSGGIAYVYDKNNTFEQNLNKEMVEFDELNEVYENEIKTYVEKHFNYTGSVVAKEILNNWETEKQNFKVIIAPEFKKLFERGEA from the coding sequence GTGGAAAAACTTCATAATGTTAAAGACGCAAAACGTGAATTAAACCAAAATTCACTGTATGAACCCTACTTTGAAAAAGATAACTGTGGTATGGGATTCATTGCAAACATTGAAAATAAAAAATCAAACAAAATTATAAAAGATGGAATTAAAATTTTAGCCGGATTAGAACACAGAGGAGCCGAAGGTTATGACTCAGAAACAGGTGATGGTGCTGGATTATTATTTGAAATTCCTCATGCATTCTTTAAAGATATAATTTCTGACTTACCTGAAGCTGGAGATTATGGTGTTGCAAATGTTTTCTTGCCAACTATTGAAAGTGAGTTAAACGAAATAAAATCTATTGTTGAAAATACTGTTAAAAATTCTAAAGATGAGTTTTTAACTTGGAGAGAAGTTCCTATTAAAGCTGATGCGGTAGGAGTTCAAGCACAATCTACTCTTCCAAATATTTTTCAATTTTTTGTAAAAAGAGTAAATTCTAGTAAAGAAGACTTTGAAAAAAATCTTTACATTTTAAGAAGAAAAATTGAAAAAGCTGTTGCTGCAGCAAACACTGATAGCCAAGATAAATTTTATATTACAAAATTATCTTCTAAATCAATCGTTTACAAAGGACTTGTAAAACCTGATCAAATAGAAAAATTCTATATTGATTTACAATCTGATAAATTAGTAAGTTCGTATTGTTTAGTACACCAAAGATTCAGTACTAACACTTTTCCTGCTTGGAAATTGGCACATCCTTTCAGATTTTTAGCACATAATGGTGAAATTAATACTGTTAAAGGGAATGTAAACTGGATGAAAGCTAGAGAAATTGCATTAGCGTCTCCGAATTACGAAGATATTAAAGAATTATTCCCAATAAATGATGAAGATTGGTCAGATTCAGCTAATCTTGATGCAGTGATTGAATTGCTTGTATTTTCTGGAAAAACTTTGATGGAAGCGATTTCAATTTTAGTTCCTGCGGCTTGGGAGAAGGATCATACTAAATCTGAAGATCTAAAAGCATTTTATGACTATTATTCAGGATTAATGGAAGCTTGGGATGGACCTGCGGCTATGATTATGACTGATTCCAGATATTTGGTTGCAAAACTTGATAGAAACGGGCTTAGACCGCTTAGATATATTTTGACTGATGACAATCAAATGCTTGTCGGTTCTGAAGTTGGAACTTTACCAATAAAACCTGAAAATATTGTTCAAAGTGGAAGAGTTAAACCTGGAAAAGTTTTTGTAATTGATCTAGAAAAGAAAAAATTGTATAGCGATGATGAAGTTACTGAAAAAGTCTTGAACGGAACAGACTTCAAAAAATTAATTAAAGATAAGAAAAATGTAAATGATTTAATGAAAGAAGCTAATTTTGATTACAATAGAACTAGCGATTTAGATGACATTTACAACAAATTAAAATTATTTAGCTATTCAAGGGAAGATTTGCACATCTTGATTTCAAGAATGGCTATAACTGGACAAGAACCACTTGGTTCAATGGGAAATGACGCAGCACTTGCTATTTTTGCCGAAAAGCCAAAATTGCTTTACAGCTACTTTAAACAATTGTTTGCGCAAGTAACAAATCCTCCAATTGACCCAATTAGAGAAAATTTTGTTATGTCGCTTAGAACACAGCTTTACAGAAAAGCAAATATTTTAGAAGAAATTCCTGAAGCTGGAGAAACTGTAGTTTTGGATTCTCCAATTATGGACAACAAAACTATGGAATTTTTGAAAAATTATGAAAGAAATGGGAAAAAACCTGCTATTTTAGATATAACTTTCAAACCAACTGAAAACTTAGAAGAAAGACTGGATAAAATATTTAAACTTGCTGAAGATGCAATTGATAATGGAGTAAAATCTATTATTTTATCTGATAGAAATGCTGATACTGAAAATGTGGCAATTCCAGCTTTACTTGCTGTTGCTGGACTTCATCACTACTTAATTAGAAATAAAAAAAGAAATGAAATTGATATTTTAGTGGAAACTGGGGAAGCTAGAGAAATTATGCATTTTGCATTGCTGATCGGATACGGTGCAACTGCAATAAACCCTTATTTGGCACTTGATTCAATTGAATATATGGTAAAAAATAAACTTTACTTGAATGCTGATGAATCTGAAATAAAAGATTTGCAATACAACTATTTGAAAGCTCAGAAAAAATCAATTTTGAAAACTATGTCAAAAATGGGAATTTCAACTGTTGACAGTTATAGAGGAGCACAAATTTTTGAAGCTGTTGGATTATCAACTGAATTAGTTAAAAAATATTTCACAGGAACTGTTTCTAGAATCGAAGGACTTACAATTAAAACATTGGAAGATGAAGTTCTAAATAACTTTGATGATGCAATTGATTCAATTAATCTTGGTGCTGAAACACTTTATGTGGATGGAGAATATTCTTGGATGAAGGAGGGAACAAATAGAATCTTGACTCCTGATGCGATTGCAAAAATTCAAGATGCAGCAAATAGAGATGATTATAACACTTATAAGGAATTTGCAAAAATTGTAAACGACCAAAGTCAGCATTTGCTTACAATAAGAGGAATGCTAAAATTCCATTCTGACAGAAAACCTATTTCAATTGATGAAGTTGAACCTGTTGAAGCAATTATGAAAAGATTTGTTACTGGAGCTATGTCATTTGGTTCAATTTCAAAAGAAGCTCACGAAGCGATTGCAAGAGCATTAAATACGATTGGTGGTCGTTCTAATTCTGGAGAAGGAGGAGAAAATCCTGAAAGATTTTTAGACAACAGAAGAAGTGCTACAAAACAAATTGCATCTGGAAGATTTGGAGTTACAACCGATTACTTGGTAAATGCCGATGAGTTACAAATTAAGATGGCTCAAGGGGCAAAACCTGGAGAAGGTGGACAATTACCTGGATTTAAAGTAAATAAAGAAATTGGTGCTACTCGTCATACAACACCTGGAATTAGCTTGATTTCACCACCACCACACCACGATATTTATTCAATCGAAGATTTGGCACAATTAATTTTTGACTTGAAAAATGTAAATGAAAAAGCTAGAATTAGTGTTAAATTGGTGTCTGAAGCTGGAGTTGGAGTCGTTGCTTCTGGAGTTGCTAAAGCAAAATCTGAAATGATCTTAATTTCTGGACATGACGGAGGAACTGGAGCATCACCACTATCTTCAATTAAACATGCTGGATTACCTTGGGAATTAGGACTTTCTGAAGCTCACCAAATTTTAAAGGAACATAAATTGAGAAGTAGAGTTACTCTTCAAGTTGATGGAAAATTAAAAACAGGTAGAGATTTAGTAATTGGAGCGATTTTAGGAGCTGAAGAATTTGGATTTGCAACAATGCCGCTTGTAATTTTAGGATGTATTATGATGAGAAAATGTCATACAAATATGTGTCCAGTTGGAGTTGCAACTCAATCTGAAGAACTTCGTAAGAAATTTACTGGACAATATGAAAATATTATTAGATACTTTAGATTTATCTCACAAGAAGCAAGAGAAATTATGGCTGAACTTGGAGTTACAAAACTTGATGAATTAATTGGAAAAGCTGATGAATTCTTGGAAGTTTCTAAAACTTCAAAATTAGAAAAAGTTAAAAATGTAGACTTAGGAAAAATTCTTTACACTAACAAGAATATCGACAGTCCAAATGTAAAAACTCAAAATCAAGACTTCAAAATGGAAAATATCATCGATAGAAAATTAATTAAACTTGCTAAAGCTACTTTTGAAAGCGATAAAAATAATGTTCAAAAAACTGTAATTAATGAAAAAATTGAAAACTTTGATAGAAGTTTTGGAGCGATGTTAAGTGGAGAAGTTGCTAGAACATTTGGTGGATATAAACTTGAAGATGATACAATTACACTAAACTTGGAAGGAATCGGTGGACAAAGTTTTGGTGTGTTTGGAGCAAAAGGAATTACATATAATTTGACTGGACAATCAAACGATTATATTGGAAAAGGATTATTCGGTGCAAAAATTATTATTAAAAAACCTGAAGTTTCTAAATACGAAGCAGATGAAAATATAATTGGAGGAAATGCCATTTTATACGGTGCAATCAGAGGAGAAGCTTATTTAAACGGAGTTGTTGGAGAAAGATTCTGTGTTAGAAACTCTGGAGCGGTTGCTGTTGTAGAAGGTGTTGGAGATCACGGGTGTGAATACATGACTGGTGGACGTGCTGTTATTTTAGGAGAAACTGGTAAAAACTTTGCTGCTGGTATGAGTGGTGGAATTGCTTATGTTTATGATAAAAACAATACTTTTGAGCAAAACTTGAATAAAGAAATGGTTGAATTTGATGAACTTAACGAAGTTTATGAAAATGAAATAAAAACTTATGTGGAAAAACACTTTAATTATACAGGAAGTGTTGTTGCAAAAGAAATTTTAAACAATTGGGAAACTGAAAAACAAAACTTTAAAGTTATTATTGCACCTGAATTTAAAAAATTATTCGAAAGAGGTGAGGCTTAG
- a CDS encoding FeoB-associated Cys-rich membrane protein yields the protein MKTIVVGLIAALIVYLVFRKIYKDYKKNKNFCGTDCCSCGTKTTCHIPKDENK from the coding sequence ATGAAAACAATAGTTGTAGGATTGATTGCAGCATTGATTGTGTATTTAGTTTTCAGAAAAATTTATAAAGATTACAAAAAAAATAAAAATTTTTGTGGAACAGATTGTTGTAGTTGTGGTACAAAAACTACTTGTCATATTCCAAAAGATGAAAATAAATAA
- the nadR gene encoding multifunctional transcriptional regulator/nicotinamide-nucleotide adenylyltransferase/ribosylnicotinamide kinase NadR has product MKIGIVVGRFLPLHLGHVNLIQRASGIVDKLYVVVSYSDDKDLETFSNSRFIKEITPKDRLRFIKQTFKNQKNIHSFLFDESSCPPFPEGWEQWSSLLKKEIEVREPDVIWEDEILFISNRHEDKDYNLKYFGSQTKSIDPEYLEYNVNSIEIRKNPSKYWNFLPREVREHLIPLITICGGESSGKSVMVDKLANVFNTSSAWEYGREYVFEKLGGDEDSLQYSDYEKIVFGHQTNVLYAARNANKFALIDTDYIATLAFCLTYEKRDNPIVREFVNNYRFDLTILLENNVKWVSDGLRSIGQEERRMNFQNLLKKLYAEYNIPYITVASNNYEKRYLACKAIIKAYLDGADNSELQKISDSFN; this is encoded by the coding sequence ATGAAAATCGGAATTGTAGTTGGGCGTTTTTTGCCTTTGCATTTGGGACACGTTAATTTAATTCAGAGAGCGAGCGGAATTGTTGATAAACTTTATGTTGTAGTATCTTATTCAGACGATAAAGATTTGGAGACTTTTTCAAATTCTCGTTTTATCAAAGAAATCACACCAAAAGATAGACTTAGATTTATAAAGCAAACTTTTAAAAATCAAAAAAATATTCATTCATTTTTATTTGATGAAAGTAGTTGCCCTCCATTCCCAGAAGGTTGGGAACAATGGTCTTCTCTTTTAAAAAAAGAAATTGAAGTGAGAGAACCTGATGTAATTTGGGAGGATGAAATACTTTTTATTAGTAACAGACACGAAGATAAAGACTATAACTTAAAATATTTTGGTTCACAGACAAAATCAATTGACCCAGAATATCTTGAATACAATGTTAATTCAATTGAAATCCGTAAGAATCCAAGTAAATACTGGAATTTTTTACCACGTGAAGTGAGAGAGCATTTAATCCCACTAATCACAATTTGTGGTGGAGAAAGTAGCGGAAAAAGTGTTATGGTCGATAAACTGGCTAATGTATTTAATACATCATCTGCTTGGGAATACGGTCGTGAATACGTTTTTGAAAAATTAGGAGGCGACGAAGATTCTCTACAATATTCTGATTATGAAAAAATTGTTTTCGGACATCAAACAAACGTACTTTACGCCGCTAGAAATGCGAATAAATTTGCATTAATCGACACAGACTATATTGCCACACTAGCATTTTGCTTAACATACGAAAAACGTGACAACCCAATCGTTAGAGAATTTGTAAACAATTATCGTTTTGACTTAACAATTCTCCTAGAAAATAATGTAAAATGGGTAAGTGATGGACTAAGATCTATTGGACAAGAAGAAAGACGTATGAATTTCCAGAATTTATTAAAAAAATTATATGCTGAATACAATATTCCATACATAACTGTCGCATCAAATAACTATGAAAAACGATATTTAGCATGTAAAGCTATTATCAAAGCATATTTGGATGGTGCTGACAATTCTGAATTACAAAAAATTTCAGACAGTTTTAACTAA
- the feoB gene encoding ferrous iron transport protein B, producing MINIAFVGNPNVGKTALINKISNASLKMGNWPGVTIEKKEVFFKVGNEDVKLIDLPGIYNLSIGTPEERISRNFILEEDVDVIINVVDSTSLERNLYLTALLKEMGKPMVMALNFEDEFKKLDYKLNLETLEKQLGMKTIFTSGRNGAGIDELMKEAVEAFKRNQTQKQISYKLSFDNNIEKEIDSVKEKLSKLKNKEILKKYSLDWLAIKSLENDMNLFANLKTKYGVDISDLAKEERENLKKRYGIDSADVISQARYATVKGITSMNLKRSSKNKFALTDKIDKVLLNKFGGGIVFLCIVYAMFVIIFDGSSPYIDWIDGFFSDFVIKYVGHAIEGVPDWLRSFVLDGVLAGVGSVLTFVPLMFFIYFFMAILEESGYMARVAFILNKMMTKVGLSGKAFIPMLVGFGCTVPAIYATRTLEDEKTRRLTGIIATFMSCGARLPVYSLLAVAFFSKNAALVVVSIYVIGVFMALLMAFILKRFDYFKGNNTELLIELPPYRMPSLKVVWNSMKNKTMAYIKRATTIVLGILLIIWFFTYFPNNNNPETSYLGQAAKIVQPVFKPTGFGDRWEPVASIVPSIIAKETVVGFLGQILLTKADEDEKVEYNIGSDLKDQAVGLKDAMVKSFKSVGNIAKFKIDTLTMSDEETLDSDAGGNIIPSIRALWNDKYGPIRAYSFMLYVLLVIPCAVAMGALKQEFGWKMLGMQVAMLSILPYVVSTIFFNVARLFM from the coding sequence ATGATAAATATCGCATTTGTTGGAAATCCAAATGTCGGGAAGACAGCTTTGATAAACAAGATTTCTAATGCTAGTTTGAAGATGGGGAACTGGCCTGGAGTTACGATTGAGAAAAAAGAAGTTTTTTTTAAGGTTGGCAATGAAGATGTTAAATTAATCGATTTGCCGGGAATATATAATTTGTCTATTGGAACGCCAGAAGAAAGAATTTCAAGAAATTTCATATTAGAAGAAGATGTAGATGTTATTATAAACGTTGTAGATTCAACTTCTTTAGAAAGAAATTTATATTTAACGGCTTTATTGAAAGAAATGGGAAAACCTATGGTAATGGCGTTGAATTTCGAGGATGAATTTAAAAAATTAGATTATAAATTGAATTTAGAAACTCTTGAAAAGCAATTAGGAATGAAAACAATTTTTACGAGTGGTAGAAATGGTGCTGGAATTGATGAATTGATGAAGGAAGCTGTCGAAGCATTTAAAAGAAATCAGACACAAAAACAAATTTCTTATAAATTAAGTTTTGATAACAATATTGAAAAAGAAATAGATAGTGTGAAAGAAAAATTATCAAAACTTAAAAATAAAGAAATTTTGAAAAAATATTCTTTGGATTGGTTAGCAATAAAAAGTTTGGAAAATGATATGAATTTATTTGCTAATTTGAAAACAAAATATGGTGTAGATATTAGTGATTTAGCGAAAGAAGAGCGAGAAAATCTAAAAAAAAGATACGGGATAGATTCAGCAGATGTGATTTCTCAAGCTAGATATGCGACTGTAAAAGGTATAACATCAATGAATTTAAAAAGAAGTTCAAAAAATAAATTTGCTTTAACAGATAAAATCGATAAAGTTTTATTGAATAAATTCGGTGGTGGAATTGTATTTTTATGTATAGTTTATGCGATGTTTGTTATAATATTTGATGGAAGTTCGCCTTATATAGATTGGATTGACGGATTTTTTAGTGATTTTGTAATAAAATATGTGGGACATGCGATTGAAGGGGTGCCTGATTGGTTACGTAGTTTCGTGCTTGATGGTGTTTTAGCTGGAGTAGGTTCTGTGTTGACATTCGTTCCATTAATGTTTTTTATCTACTTTTTCATGGCAATTTTGGAAGAAAGTGGATATATGGCGAGAGTTGCATTTATTTTGAATAAAATGATGACAAAAGTTGGTCTTTCTGGAAAAGCATTTATTCCTATGTTAGTTGGATTTGGATGTACAGTTCCTGCGATTTATGCAACAAGAACATTGGAAGATGAAAAAACTAGAAGATTGACAGGGATTATTGCGACGTTTATGTCTTGTGGAGCTAGATTGCCAGTGTATTCGTTATTAGCGGTAGCGTTTTTTAGTAAAAATGCAGCACTTGTAGTTGTTTCTATTTATGTAATTGGTGTGTTTATGGCACTATTAATGGCATTTATTTTAAAAAGATTTGATTATTTCAAAGGAAATAATACAGAATTGTTGATAGAATTGCCGCCTTACAGAATGCCGAGTCTTAAAGTTGTATGGAATAGTATGAAAAATAAAACAATGGCTTATATTAAAAGAGCAACAACAATTGTATTGGGAATATTGTTAATTATTTGGTTCTTTACATATTTTCCAAATAATAATAATCCTGAAACATCATATTTGGGACAAGCTGCGAAAATTGTTCAGCCTGTATTTAAACCAACTGGATTTGGAGATAGATGGGAACCTGTAGCTTCAATAGTTCCAAGTATAATTGCAAAAGAAACAGTAGTTGGATTCTTAGGACAAATATTGTTGACAAAAGCAGATGAAGATGAAAAAGTTGAATACAATATTGGTAGTGATTTAAAAGATCAAGCAGTAGGATTAAAAGATGCTATGGTAAAATCGTTTAAATCAGTTGGAAATATTGCGAAATTTAAGATTGATACATTGACAATGTCAGATGAAGAAACATTGGATAGTGATGCAGGTGGAAATATCATTCCATCGATAAGAGCTTTGTGGAACGATAAATATGGACCAATTAGAGCATATTCATTTATGTTGTATGTGCTTTTAGTAATTCCATGTGCAGTTGCGATGGGAGCTTTGAAACAAGAATTTGGATGGAAAATGTTAGGAATGCAAGTGGCTATGTTATCAATTTTACCATATGTAGTTTCTACAATATTCTTTAATGTAGCAAGGCTTTTTATGTAG
- a CDS encoding glutamine synthetase III yields MENAMKVFGENVFTESNLKKRVPKEVFKEFQASQLGQTELSKASAEVIANAIKDWATKRGATHYCHWFQPLTDLTAEKHDSFLEPTGDKDIIYKFSGSSLIKGEPDASSFPNGGVRSTFEARGYTIWDTSSYPFIRENKNGVTLYIPTAFISFTGLALDKKVPLLRTMKYVHQQALRVLKGLGNTTSKHVFNTLGVEQEYFLVSKEMFEKRDDLLLTGRTLVGAPAPKGQELSDHYFGKIKDKVINFMSDVDVELWKLGIPSKTRHNEVAPNQFEVAPLFSIANLASDQNQIIMETIEKIALKHGLVALLHEKPFAGVNGSGKHNNWSLGTDDGINLFSPGKDPKTNTQFLVFVSAVIEAVDRYYPMLRTATATATNDHRLGGHEAPPAIISIFLGDELTTILENIALGKNSPVAEASQLNLSVDVLPTLSMDAGDRNRTSPFAFTGNKFEFRMPGSSSTPASSAAAINAMVGKVLSEYADKLENSTNIDETVQEIITNAYKNHSRIIFNGNGYSEEWIEEAKRRGLSNDTSSNIALRKMLDPEILELAEEIGMYSKIELAARYNAYAERYITQLSIEAKTLIDMVNKLILPAGIKYADLLATHIEKNAKYGEEFVKEQEELLKDVLSNISEIRKETKSLAEKVELVKNEEDVTKQTDLAREELNTGLEKLRVPCDNLEKVVDSSIWPLPTYKDLLFKL; encoded by the coding sequence ATGGAAAACGCGATGAAAGTTTTTGGAGAAAACGTATTCACGGAAAGTAACTTAAAAAAAAGAGTTCCAAAAGAGGTTTTTAAAGAATTTCAAGCATCTCAATTAGGACAAACTGAATTATCAAAAGCATCAGCTGAAGTTATTGCAAATGCAATAAAAGACTGGGCAACAAAAAGAGGAGCAACTCACTACTGTCACTGGTTTCAACCGTTAACAGACCTAACAGCTGAAAAACATGATTCATTCTTGGAACCAACAGGAGATAAAGATATTATTTACAAATTTTCTGGAAGTAGCTTAATTAAAGGTGAACCAGATGCATCATCATTCCCAAATGGTGGAGTTAGAAGTACATTTGAAGCAAGAGGTTACACAATTTGGGATACAAGTTCATATCCTTTTATAAGAGAAAATAAAAATGGAGTAACATTATATATTCCAACAGCATTTATTTCGTTCACTGGATTAGCTTTAGATAAAAAAGTACCTTTGTTAAGAACGATGAAATATGTACATCAACAAGCATTAAGAGTGTTAAAAGGTTTAGGAAATACAACTTCTAAACACGTTTTCAATACTTTAGGAGTAGAACAAGAATACTTCTTAGTAAGCAAAGAAATGTTTGAAAAAAGAGACGACTTATTATTAACAGGAAGAACATTAGTAGGAGCACCTGCACCAAAAGGTCAAGAATTAAGCGATCACTATTTTGGTAAAATTAAAGATAAAGTAATTAACTTTATGAGTGATGTAGATGTAGAATTATGGAAATTAGGAATTCCTTCAAAAACAAGACATAATGAAGTAGCACCTAACCAATTTGAAGTAGCTCCATTATTCTCAATTGCAAACTTGGCATCAGATCAAAACCAAATTATAATGGAAACAATCGAAAAAATTGCTTTAAAACATGGTTTAGTAGCATTATTACATGAAAAACCATTTGCAGGAGTAAACGGATCAGGAAAACATAACAACTGGTCATTAGGAACAGATGATGGAATAAACTTATTTAGTCCAGGAAAAGATCCTAAAACAAACACACAATTTTTAGTTTTCGTTTCAGCAGTAATCGAAGCAGTAGACAGATATTATCCAATGTTAAGAACAGCTACAGCTACAGCTACAAACGATCACAGATTAGGTGGACACGAAGCACCTCCAGCAATAATTTCAATCTTCTTAGGAGATGAATTGACTACAATCTTAGAAAATATTGCATTAGGTAAAAATTCTCCAGTTGCTGAAGCATCACAATTGAATTTATCAGTTGACGTTTTACCAACATTAAGCATGGATGCAGGAGATAGAAACAGAACATCACCATTTGCATTTACTGGAAATAAATTTGAATTCAGAATGCCTGGATCAAGTTCAACACCAGCAAGTTCAGCAGCAGCAATTAACGCAATGGTTGGAAAAGTATTATCTGAATATGCAGATAAATTAGAAAATTCAACAAATATAGATGAAACTGTACAAGAAATCATTACAAATGCTTATAAAAATCACTCAAGAATTATTTTCAATGGTAATGGATACAGTGAAGAATGGATTGAAGAAGCTAAAAGAAGAGGATTATCAAACGATACTTCATCAAATATTGCATTGAGAAAAATGTTAGATCCAGAAATTTTAGAATTAGCTGAAGAAATTGGAATGTATTCTAAAATAGAATTAGCAGCTCGTTACAATGCTTACGCTGAAAGATACATAACTCAATTGTCAATCGAAGCAAAAACTTTAATTGACATGGTAAACAAATTAATTTTACCAGCAGGAATTAAATATGCAGACTTATTAGCTACTCATATTGAAAAAAATGCTAAATATGGTGAAGAATTCGTAAAAGAACAAGAAGAATTATTAAAAGATGTATTATCTAATATTTCTGAAATTAGAAAAGAAACAAAATCATTAGCTGAAAAAGTTGAACTTGTAAAAAATGAAGAAGATGTTACAAAACAAACTGATTTAGCTCGAGAAGAATTAAATACAGGACTTGAAAAATTAAGAGTTCCTTGTGATAATTTAGAAAAAGTAGTGGACTCATCAATTTGGCCATTACCAACATATAAAGATTTATTATTTAAATTATAA